In one window of Archocentrus centrarchus isolate MPI-CPG fArcCen1 chromosome 11, fArcCen1, whole genome shotgun sequence DNA:
- the gnb3b gene encoding guanine nucleotide-binding protein G(I)/G(S)/G(T) subunit beta-3b, translating to MAAEKAEMDKLKKECDGLRAQIEAARKAVNDGSMSAAAGGVASVGRVQLKLRKTLKGHLAKIYAMHWSADSRQMVSASQDGKLLIWDTFTGNKLVAVPLKSAWVMSVAFAPSGNLVASGGLDNICTVYNIKAASPKTLRELDAHTGYLSCCRFLSDSEILTASGDTTCCLWDLETGKQKTVFTNHIGDCMSLALSPDMNTFISGACDSLAKLWDLREGTCKQTFSGHTSDINAIAFFPNGHAIVTGSDDCCCKMYDLRSDQEVIGYQDASLNAGVTSLALSSSGRLIFAGYDDFNCHIWDSLKGEKVGVLSGHDNRVSCTGVPADGMGVCTGSWDSFLKLWN from the exons GCAGCCCGTAAAGCTGTGAATGATGGCAGCATGTCTGCAGCAGCGGGAGGCGTGGCCTCAGTGGGCCGGGTCCAGCTGAAGCTCAGGAAGACACTTAAAGGTCACCTGGCAAAAATCTATGCTATGCACTGGTCAGCTGACTCCAG GCAGATGGTCAGTGCATCACAGGATGGAAAGCTGCTCATCTGGGACACTTTCACAGGGAACAAG TTGGTTGCTGTTCCACTAAAGTCTGCTTGGGTGATGAGTGTTGCCTTCGCGCCCTCTGGTAACCTGGTGGCCAGTGGTGGTCTGGACAACATCTGTACAGTCTACAACATCAAGGCAGCTAGCCCCAAAACCCTCAGGGAGCTGGACGCacacacag GTTACCTGTCTTGCTGCCGTTTCCTTAGTGATTCTGAGATCCTGACAGCCTCCGGTGACACTACCTG ctgtctgtggGACTTGGAGACTGGCAAGCAGAAGACTGTCTTCACCAACCACATTGGAGACTGCATGTCGCTGGCTCTCTCCCCCGACATGAACACCTTCATTTCTGGAGCTTGTGACTCTCTGGCCAAGCTGTGGGATCTGAGGGAAGGGACCTGCAAGCAGACCTTCTCCGGACACACCAGTGACATCAACGCCATTGCT TTCTTCCCAAACGGTCACGCCATCGTCACAGGCTCTGACGACTGCTGCTGCAAGATGTATGACTTGCGCTCCGACCAGGAGGTTATTGGCTACCAGGACGCCAGTCTGAATGCTGGCGTCACATCTTTGGCTCTCTCCAGCTCGGGCCGCCTTATTTTTGCAGGTTATGATGACTTCAACTGTCATATCTGGGACTCACTGAAGGGAGAGAAAGTGG GCGTGTTGTCCGGCCATGACAACAGGGTGAGCTGCACAGGTGTCCCTGCTGATGGTATGGGCGTCTGCACAGGTTCCTGGGACAGCTTCCTGAAACTGTGGAACTGA